The following is a genomic window from Pseudomonadota bacterium.
GGCGACCGCGCGTTTCTTCGCGTGATCCAGCATGCGTGTGGAGACGTCGACGCCATGGGCGTGCCGGCAGCGTCTGGCTGCCTCGACCACCAGGATGCCCGTGCCGCAGCCGATATCGACAAAGACCTGATCGGGACCGAGCCCTAGCGTGTCGAGCAACCGGTTGTCGTCTGCGGCCGTTGTCTGCTGGCGCTCGTCGTAGCGCGTGACCTGATCGTCGTCTTCGAAATCGACGCCGACTTGGCGCAGATCGTCGTAGTACCAGGCGGGGCACGTCATCGGACTCATCCTCCCAACGTCGTCGGATCGGTAGGAGAGGCTACGCCAGTGATCCCGCAAAATGGGCTCTGATTTTGACAGGCAACGAGAGCAATGAGCATAATCAATGCTCCACAAGAGAAATTCGGACTGTTTTATGCTCGATCTGGATGCCATCGACGAAAAGCTCCTGGGCCTTTTGCAGACGGACGCCGGCCTGTCGTCGGCTGAGCTGGCCGACAAGGTCGGCATCTCCCAGTCGCCTTGTTGGCGGCGTATCCGCCGCATGGAGGAGGCTGGCGTCATCCGTCGGCGGGTCGCAATCGTCGATCGCGAGGCGCTGGGGTTCGATGTCGAGGTGTTCGTGCGCATCAAGCTCTCTGAAGGCGGCTTGAAGGCGACGGATGACTTCGAGGCTGCGATCCACCGCCTGCCCGAGGTCGTCGAATGCCATATGCTGCTGGGCGAGATCGACTACCGCTTGCGTGTCGTCGTGCGGACCATCGCCGATTTTGACCGTTTCCTGCGCGACCATCTGGCGCATCTGCCAGGCGTGCGCGAAATCGAATCAAGTCTG
Proteins encoded in this region:
- a CDS encoding Lrp/AsnC family transcriptional regulator, producing the protein MLDLDAIDEKLLGLLQTDAGLSSAELADKVGISQSPCWRRIRRMEEAGVIRRRVAIVDREALGFDVEVFVRIKLSEGGLKATDDFEAAIHRLPEVVECHMLLGEIDYRLRVVVRTIADFDRFLRDHLAHLPGVREIESSLVVSEVKNTTALPI